From a single Pseudophryne corroboree isolate aPseCor3 chromosome 6, aPseCor3.hap2, whole genome shotgun sequence genomic region:
- the LOC134934064 gene encoding olfactory receptor 11L1-like, giving the protein MHENVSDVFLMGFPNLHSFKSLLFLFLLPIYCVTICGNIIIITLVSVSNNLHSPMYFFITQVSVLDILMTTDILPNLLHIVLHDGGLLSLAACLSQLYVVDNTVSSECLILALMSYDRYLAICNPLRYNTIINKAFCVKSVIASWSLGILLITINEIDIFKLDFCGPHVIDHIFCDFHPVIELSCSDTSLIKLRGSLFGIIIVICPFIMIIVSYVFIITTILNIRSISGKQKAFSTCSSHLTVVCMFFGTLFSVYMVPTKGQLLDASKALSLLYTVVTPLLNPFIYSLRNKDFKEAFEKLKYKCHLFFNKSGTFNDK; this is encoded by the coding sequence ATGCATGAGAACGTCTCTGATGTCTTTCTAATGGGATTTCCAAATCTTCACAGCTTTAAAAGTTTGTTGTTCTTATTTCTGCTCCCTATTTACTGTGTCACAATATGCGGTAATATTATCATTATAACTTTAGTTTCAGTGAGCAACAACCTTCACTCTCCAATGTATTTCTTCATCACACAAGTGTCTGTACTGGACATTCTAATGACAACGGACATTCTTCCTAACTTGCTTCACATTGTCCTGCATGATGGTGGCTTATTGTCTCTTGCTGCCTGTTTATCACAGCTGTATGTGGTTGATAATACAGTGTCATCAGAGTGTCTCATCCTAGCGCTGATGTCTTATGACCGATATCTGGCTATATGTAACCCATTGCGATATAACACTATAATCAACAAAGCATTTTGTGTGAAATCTGTCATTGCATCATGGTCATTAGGTATCTTATTGATTACAATAAATGAAATAGATATATTCAAATTAGACTTTTGTGGACCACATGTTATTGACCATATCTTCTGTGATTTTCATCCCGTCATTGAGCTTTCTTGTTCAGATACATCACTTATAAAACTCAGGGGATCTTTATTTGGCATTATTATTGTCATCTGTCCATTCATAATGATCATTGTTTCTTATGtgttcatcatcaccaccatcctaAACATCCGCTCCATCAGTGGGAAacagaaagccttctccacctgcagctCCCACCTGACTGTTGTGTGCATGTTTTTTGGGACTCTCTTTTCTGTGTATATGGTTCCAACCAAAGGACAATTACTGGATGCCAGCAAGGCATTATCGTTGCTTTATACTGTGGTGACCCCATTGCTTAATCCATTCATATACAGTCTGCGGAATAAAGACTTTAAGGAAGCTTTtgaaaaattaaaatataaatgtCATCTTTTTTTTAATAAATCAGGTACATTTAATGATAAATAA